One genomic window of Legionella jordanis includes the following:
- a CDS encoding NAD(P)H-flavin reductase yields the protein MTKLITADVEQINPLTDSILQVYLRPSKYIEYEAGQYLQVITPDGELSYSIANAPLGSHQYELHIRHSQENSSNQKLLNEIKSKGKVQIHLPLGNCYLNRLEADKPILFIAGGTGFAPIKAMIEQLLATGDKRSFELFWGARSQSDLYLDDKVRQWQAHVARFHYFSSLSQSSRETLASVILDHHAKDLKEWQVVIAGPFDMVFAIRDVLLLYGVKKEQLFSDAFDFEEKESN from the coding sequence ATGACAAAATTGATTACGGCTGACGTGGAGCAAATCAATCCTTTAACGGACAGCATTTTGCAAGTTTACTTAAGACCATCTAAATACATTGAATATGAAGCAGGACAATATTTGCAAGTCATTACTCCAGATGGGGAATTGAGTTATTCCATTGCGAATGCTCCTTTAGGTTCGCACCAATATGAGTTGCATATTCGCCACAGTCAAGAGAACAGCAGCAATCAAAAACTTCTTAATGAAATCAAAAGTAAAGGGAAGGTTCAAATCCATCTGCCACTGGGAAATTGCTATTTAAATCGATTGGAAGCTGACAAGCCCATTTTGTTTATTGCAGGCGGAACCGGTTTTGCACCCATTAAAGCCATGATTGAACAATTGTTGGCAACAGGAGATAAGCGTTCTTTTGAATTATTTTGGGGTGCACGTTCACAAAGTGATTTGTATCTTGACGATAAGGTGCGGCAATGGCAGGCTCACGTGGCGCGCTTTCACTATTTTTCTTCTTTGTCCCAAAGCAGCAGGGAGACATTGGCTTCAGTTATTCTGGACCATCATGCTAAAGATTTGAAAGAGTGGCAAGTGGTGATTGCAGGCCCATTTGATATGGTTTTTGCCATTCGTGATGTTTTGCTGCTCTATGGGGTCAAAAAAGAGCAGTTATTTTCAGATGCATTTGATTTTGAAGAGAAGGAAAGCAATTAA
- a CDS encoding conjugal transfer nickase/helicase domain-containing protein, giving the protein MFHRYGKKTKSLKAKSLSDLIRIIQAPVIMAEEKRKALLMQIRDASTLEEPRFDSLCLSLIHNFVNHCQNLPETANSYYSQPGGLLDHALNRTEAALSLFKQYVIKEGIQELSEEQKLWQYALFSAAMLQGIGKLQIDFSITLYDNNGQFLKQWNPLLENLAAMGSHYSYEFLKESDEDLRRRLNLLLARMLMPISGFSWIASNPQVLAVWLALLNEDLQGAGTLGAILIRANAIALQRYFNQFLVRHYGSRGGRYARVSTFAGGTPESINEIEQQIGIEFIQWLSKSLDAGRIMVNKAPLFMVPGGMLMSADMFKLFVREHPEFKNWQAVQNAFLSLGLHRVSPDGNIQSRFEQANNQQMHTGVVFSEYAVALPNEVQVYNLNTGKSNSMSATELIHQSQFNHHFTRQQVNYASNPLLHLNAAGQWQQPANTASLQVRLQPGVTNGA; this is encoded by the coding sequence TTGTTTCATCGTTATGGAAAGAAAACCAAGTCACTAAAGGCTAAGTCTTTAAGCGATTTAATACGCATTATTCAGGCTCCAGTCATAATGGCAGAAGAAAAGCGCAAAGCTTTACTAATGCAAATTAGAGATGCGAGCACCCTGGAGGAGCCGCGATTCGACAGTCTCTGCTTGAGTTTAATCCATAACTTTGTTAATCACTGCCAAAACCTTCCAGAAACAGCCAACAGTTATTACTCGCAACCGGGCGGCTTGTTGGATCATGCTTTAAACAGGACGGAAGCCGCGCTTTCCTTGTTTAAGCAATACGTCATTAAAGAGGGTATTCAGGAATTATCAGAAGAGCAAAAATTATGGCAATATGCTCTTTTTTCGGCTGCCATGTTGCAAGGGATCGGTAAATTACAAATCGATTTTAGCATCACCCTTTATGACAATAATGGCCAATTCCTTAAACAATGGAACCCATTACTCGAAAATTTGGCTGCAATGGGCAGTCACTACAGCTATGAATTTTTAAAAGAATCGGACGAGGACCTTCGACGCCGGCTTAATTTGTTGCTAGCCCGCATGCTTATGCCCATCAGCGGTTTCAGCTGGATTGCTTCCAATCCGCAAGTATTGGCCGTATGGCTGGCTTTGCTTAATGAAGATTTGCAAGGGGCAGGCACATTAGGTGCGATTCTAATCCGTGCGAATGCCATTGCCCTACAGCGTTATTTTAATCAGTTTTTAGTGAGGCATTATGGTTCGCGTGGTGGCCGTTATGCACGAGTCAGTACGTTTGCTGGTGGAACGCCAGAATCCATCAATGAGATTGAGCAACAAATAGGTATTGAATTCATTCAATGGCTAAGCAAATCACTCGATGCTGGTCGCATCATGGTCAATAAAGCTCCTTTGTTTATGGTGCCCGGAGGAATGTTGATGTCTGCTGATATGTTTAAGCTGTTCGTAAGAGAGCATCCGGAATTTAAAAACTGGCAAGCGGTTCAAAATGCCTTTTTGTCTTTGGGTTTGCACCGTGTAAGCCCCGATGGCAATATCCAGTCTCGCTTTGAACAAGCGAATAACCAGCAAATGCACACAGGAGTGGTTTTCTCCGAATACGCTGTAGCCTTACCCAATGAGGTGCAGGTATATAATTTAAATACTGGTAAAAGCAACAGTATGTCAGCCACTGAATTGATTCACCAGTCGCAATTTAATCACCATTTCACCCGCCAGCAAGTGAATTATGCTAGCAATCCACTGCTGCATTTGAATGCAGCAGGTCAATGGCAACAACCCGCTAACACGGCATCTTTGCAGGTTAGGCTACAGCCGGGAGTGACCAACGGTGCCTGA
- the ubiD gene encoding 4-hydroxy-3-polyprenylbenzoate decarboxylase, which translates to MKYADLRDFIAQLESRGLLKRISYPVSPQLEMTAVSDKVLRSGGPALLFSHPKGSNIPVLSNLFGTVERVALGMGEEDISALREVGKLLAALKEPEPPKGFKDAFTKLPLLKQALNMAPKYVSNAPCQQYVWEGDEVDLNLLPIQTCWPEDAAPLITWGLVTTKGPHQERENIGIYRQQVIGKNQLIMRWLSHRGGALDYQAWQEVYPNERFPVVVTLGADPATLLAAVTPIPDSLSEYAFAGLLRGQRTQLVSCIGNRLHVPASAEIILEGYIEPGALANEGPYGDHTGYYNEVQKFPIFTVERLTHREKPIYHSTYTGRPPDEPAILGLALNELFIPLLQKQFPEIVDFYLPPEGCSYRLAVVTIKKQYPGHAKRIMMAVWSFLRQFMYTKFVIVCDDDVDARNWQDVIWAMTTRVDPLRDTVMVDNTPIDYLDFASPISGLGSKMGLDATNKWPGETQREWGKPIVMAKEVIERVEAFWPELGLGE; encoded by the coding sequence ATGAAATACGCCGATCTTCGTGATTTTATTGCCCAATTGGAGAGCCGCGGTTTACTAAAGCGCATTTCCTATCCTGTTTCTCCTCAACTTGAAATGACTGCCGTGAGCGATAAGGTATTGCGTTCAGGGGGGCCTGCACTTCTTTTTAGCCATCCGAAGGGCAGTAATATTCCTGTATTAAGCAATTTATTCGGTACTGTGGAACGGGTTGCATTGGGCATGGGTGAGGAGGACATCAGTGCCTTAAGGGAAGTGGGTAAATTATTGGCAGCACTCAAAGAACCCGAACCGCCAAAGGGTTTTAAAGACGCGTTCACTAAGTTGCCATTGCTGAAACAAGCCTTAAATATGGCACCGAAATACGTCAGCAATGCGCCTTGTCAACAATACGTCTGGGAAGGGGACGAAGTGGATCTTAATCTCTTGCCCATTCAAACCTGTTGGCCTGAAGATGCAGCGCCGCTCATCACCTGGGGGCTGGTGACTACCAAAGGGCCTCATCAAGAGCGCGAAAATATAGGCATTTATCGCCAACAAGTGATTGGCAAAAACCAACTCATTATGCGCTGGTTGTCGCACCGGGGGGGTGCTCTCGATTATCAGGCCTGGCAGGAAGTTTATCCAAATGAGCGCTTCCCGGTTGTGGTCACTTTGGGAGCCGATCCGGCTACTTTACTGGCTGCAGTGACGCCAATTCCTGACAGTTTGTCTGAATACGCCTTTGCTGGATTGCTGCGGGGGCAGCGCACACAACTCGTTTCCTGCATCGGTAATCGTTTGCATGTGCCGGCCAGTGCTGAAATTATTCTCGAAGGCTATATTGAACCGGGTGCTTTGGCGAATGAAGGCCCTTATGGCGATCACACGGGCTATTACAATGAGGTGCAAAAATTCCCCATTTTTACGGTAGAACGCCTTACTCATCGGGAAAAACCAATCTATCACAGCACTTATACAGGACGTCCACCTGATGAGCCAGCGATTTTGGGCTTGGCTTTAAATGAACTGTTTATACCTCTATTGCAAAAGCAATTCCCGGAAATCGTCGATTTTTATTTGCCTCCTGAAGGTTGCTCGTATCGTTTGGCAGTGGTGACGATCAAAAAGCAATACCCAGGGCACGCCAAACGCATCATGATGGCAGTTTGGTCTTTCCTAAGGCAATTTATGTACACAAAATTTGTCATCGTCTGCGACGATGATGTGGATGCGCGCAATTGGCAGGACGTCATTTGGGCGATGACCACTCGCGTTGATCCGCTGCGGGACACGGTGATGGTAGACAATACACCCATTGATTATCTAGATTTTGCCTCCCCCATATCAGGACTTGGTTCTAAGATGGGGCTTGATGCGACCAACAAATGGCCAGGGGAAACTCAGCGGGAGTGGGGGAAACCCATTGTGATGGCTAAGGAAGTCATTGAAAGAGTGGAAGCTTTTTGGCCGGAGCTGGGGTTAGGGGAATGA
- the rsmA gene encoding 16S rRNA (adenine(1518)-N(6)/adenine(1519)-N(6))-dimethyltransferase RsmA: protein MKHNPRKRFGQNFLQDRQIINQILSAANLKPEDKVVEIGPGLGALTKPLLRQLNHLNAIEIDQDLLEHLRQLPEAEEKLTLLSADALTVDYSQWGKHLRILGNLPYNISTPLLLHLVNYAPFIDDMHFMLQKEVVLRIAAEPGTKAYGRLTIMLQYFCDVTYLFDVPPEAFYPKPKVDSAIVRLKPYRQSPFPAVNVARLEHLVAQAFSMRRKTVANNLKPFLNAAQLNDLGIDASLRPEQLSIAEYVRLAKFMDN from the coding sequence GTGAAACATAATCCACGCAAGCGCTTTGGCCAGAACTTTCTACAAGATCGCCAAATTATTAACCAAATTTTAAGCGCAGCGAACTTAAAACCAGAGGATAAGGTTGTCGAAATTGGCCCGGGTTTGGGTGCATTAACCAAGCCCTTGCTAAGACAATTGAACCACCTTAACGCGATTGAAATTGATCAGGATTTACTTGAGCATTTAAGGCAGTTGCCAGAGGCAGAAGAGAAGCTAACGCTGTTGTCCGCTGATGCGCTAACCGTGGATTACAGCCAATGGGGCAAGCATCTGCGGATCCTTGGTAATTTGCCTTATAACATTTCAACGCCTTTGCTGCTTCACTTAGTCAATTACGCGCCATTTATAGATGACATGCATTTCATGTTGCAAAAGGAAGTCGTCCTTCGTATTGCCGCAGAACCAGGCACAAAAGCCTATGGCCGTTTAACGATTATGCTGCAATATTTTTGTGATGTGACTTATTTATTTGATGTTCCACCTGAAGCCTTTTATCCAAAGCCTAAGGTTGATTCCGCGATTGTTCGTTTAAAGCCTTATCGGCAATCGCCTTTTCCTGCAGTTAATGTAGCCAGACTTGAACATTTGGTGGCGCAGGCTTTTTCAATGAGACGAAAGACCGTGGCGAACAATCTGAAACCATTTTTAAATGCTGCGCAGCTAAATGATTTAGGCATTGATGCCAGTCTGCGACCTGAGCAGCTTTCAATTGCAGAATATGTTCGATTGGCGAAATTTATGGACAATTAG
- the tatC gene encoding twin-arginine translocase subunit TatC, whose product MLDYLLELRRRALHVIMFFALFFLVFFFFANDLFSALIKPLLNALSANESLIATQITSPVFTPIKLAANAAMLCTAPFALLQIWQFIAPGLYRQERQHLRAAMIMSFALFLLGLLFGFYIVLPFMFHFFAKAVPSGVKLLPDMANALDFITRMLLLFGLCFQVPLLCLTLVQLEWIDITLLKTIRPYVIVAAFVIGMLLTPPDVFSQIILAVPLCLLYELGIVLAGCVQPKINDKNYPNKQSTD is encoded by the coding sequence ATGCTTGATTATTTACTGGAACTAAGACGAAGAGCTCTGCATGTAATAATGTTCTTCGCTCTATTTTTTTTAGTGTTTTTCTTTTTTGCAAATGACCTATTTTCCGCCCTGATTAAACCCCTGCTAAATGCTTTAAGCGCAAATGAATCACTAATCGCCACACAGATAACCTCACCCGTTTTCACACCAATCAAATTAGCCGCCAATGCCGCCATGCTGTGCACAGCCCCCTTTGCACTCTTACAAATTTGGCAATTTATTGCCCCAGGATTATATCGGCAGGAAAGGCAGCATTTGCGGGCGGCAATGATCATGAGCTTTGCTTTATTCTTGTTAGGATTATTATTTGGTTTCTACATTGTCCTGCCTTTTATGTTTCATTTTTTTGCCAAGGCAGTCCCTTCAGGCGTGAAGTTATTGCCTGACATGGCCAATGCCCTGGATTTTATTACGCGGATGCTGCTGCTGTTTGGTTTATGTTTTCAGGTGCCTTTACTCTGCCTGACCCTGGTCCAGTTAGAATGGATTGATATAACTCTATTAAAAACAATTCGTCCTTACGTCATCGTGGCAGCCTTTGTCATTGGCATGCTGCTAACCCCGCCTGATGTGTTCTCGCAAATCATATTGGCAGTTCCACTTTGCCTGTTGTATGAATTGGGCATCGTGCTCGCAGGCTGTGTACAACCAAAAATCAATGATAAAAACTACCCCAATAAACAATCAACGGATTAA
- the rho gene encoding transcription termination factor Rho produces the protein MNLSELKQLPIADLVNIAQEMGAENTSRMRKQEVLFAILKAHSHKGEDILGGGVLEVLSDGFGFLRSEDGSYQAGPDDIYVSPSQIRRFGLRTGDTITGKIRPPKDNERYFALLKVDQINYDSPESAKRKILFENLTPLFATERLVMEQGNGSTEDLTARVVDLCAPFGRGQRGLIVSPPKAGKTLMLQNIAHSIEKNYPECYLIVLLIDERPEEVTEMQRSVKGEVVASTFDEPAQRHVQVAEMVIEKAKRLVEHKRDVVVLLDSITRLARAYNTVVPSSGKVLTGGVDANALQRPKRLYGAARNIEEGGSLTIIATALVDTGSKMDEVIYEEFKGTGNMEIHLSRNIAERRVFPAININRSGTRREDLLLSPEELHRTWILRKILQSMDECDAIEFLLERMKNHKTNAEFFEAMKRQE, from the coding sequence ATGAATCTTAGTGAACTTAAGCAATTACCCATTGCCGATCTAGTCAATATCGCACAGGAAATGGGGGCTGAAAATACGTCCCGCATGCGCAAGCAAGAAGTTCTTTTTGCCATTTTAAAAGCGCACTCCCACAAAGGTGAAGATATTCTTGGCGGTGGTGTTTTGGAGGTATTATCCGACGGCTTTGGTTTTTTGCGTTCTGAGGACGGTTCTTACCAGGCAGGCCCTGACGACATTTATGTATCCCCCAGTCAAATTCGACGTTTTGGCTTGCGCACAGGTGATACCATAACCGGCAAGATTCGGCCTCCTAAAGACAACGAGCGCTACTTTGCCTTGTTGAAAGTTGATCAAATCAATTACGATTCCCCGGAAAGCGCCAAGCGCAAAATTTTATTTGAAAACCTGACTCCCTTGTTTGCTACAGAACGCCTTGTTATGGAACAAGGCAATGGCAGTACTGAAGACTTGACCGCCCGAGTGGTTGATTTATGCGCTCCTTTCGGCCGTGGCCAACGTGGTCTTATCGTTTCCCCACCCAAGGCAGGTAAGACATTAATGCTGCAAAACATTGCTCATTCCATTGAGAAAAATTACCCCGAATGTTATCTCATCGTCCTGCTGATTGATGAACGGCCTGAAGAAGTAACCGAAATGCAGCGTTCAGTGAAGGGTGAGGTAGTAGCCAGTACTTTTGATGAGCCTGCGCAACGCCATGTGCAAGTGGCTGAAATGGTCATTGAAAAGGCAAAACGTCTGGTAGAACACAAGCGTGATGTTGTGGTTCTGCTTGATTCCATTACTCGTTTGGCTCGCGCCTACAACACGGTTGTGCCATCCTCAGGCAAAGTGTTAACTGGGGGTGTTGATGCCAACGCTTTACAAAGACCCAAGCGCCTTTATGGTGCCGCTCGTAACATCGAAGAGGGTGGAAGCCTAACCATTATTGCTACGGCTTTGGTTGATACCGGTTCTAAAATGGACGAAGTGATTTATGAAGAGTTTAAGGGTACCGGTAATATGGAGATTCACTTAAGCCGAAACATTGCTGAACGACGGGTCTTCCCAGCGATTAACATCAATCGCTCTGGTACCCGCCGTGAAGATCTCTTGTTAAGCCCTGAAGAACTCCACCGCACCTGGATTCTGCGTAAAATTCTGCAATCCATGGATGAATGCGATGCGATTGAGTTCTTGCTGGAGCGCATGAAGAATCATAAAACCAATGCCGAATTTTTTGAGGCCATGAAACGTCAAGAGTAG
- the trxA gene encoding thioredoxin — protein MSANIKTITDASFEQDVLNSAKPVLVDFWAEWCGPCRALAPIFEEVAASHSQDIVFAKINIDENPQTPSKYGVMSIPTLILFKNGQVEAIKMGLLNKSQLSAFVESNL, from the coding sequence ATGAGCGCAAATATTAAAACAATAACGGATGCCAGCTTTGAACAAGACGTGTTAAATTCTGCCAAACCCGTATTAGTGGATTTCTGGGCCGAATGGTGTGGCCCCTGCCGTGCCTTGGCTCCCATTTTTGAAGAAGTGGCTGCCTCTCACAGTCAAGACATCGTCTTTGCAAAAATTAACATCGATGAGAACCCCCAGACTCCTTCCAAATATGGCGTAATGAGCATCCCGACCCTGATTCTTTTTAAAAATGGCCAGGTTGAAGCCATAAAAATGGGACTACTCAATAAATCTCAACTGAGTGCATTTGTCGAAAGCAACCTTTAA
- a CDS encoding FtsX-like permease family protein, translated as MKLFILIAIKHLLARKRQSLVSLMGIVLGVAFFLSISSLMQGSEKDFIKRLIDNSPHITIVDEYRNPRRQPVEKIYKHGVIELRRVKPLTETRGVRGYEQIIKYLQNIPGLIVSPVLVGEGLVSYAGKDVAITLNGMVPEEIKKVSTIENYMLTGTVDNLIVNRDGIIIGNELAHKLSLNMGDNINVTAPTAQVKTFKILGIFRTGRSDFDNSQTFVDIKRTQALLNRANRANNIMIKLANPYQAYTLAAEIEKQVGYKSVSWQEKSEDLLNTLVIRNIIMYSVVSAVLIVAAFGIYNVISTVVMEKHRDIAILKSIGFHKKDILLIFIIQGFILGLIGCLLGLPLGSLLMYSLMQVSFKPPGSSEIIHMPLDWSYVQFLIAGGFALTAAMVAAFLPARKAASVQPVDILRGGM; from the coding sequence ATGAAACTGTTTATCCTGATCGCCATTAAACATTTACTTGCCAGAAAACGCCAAAGTCTGGTTTCTTTAATGGGTATTGTGTTAGGGGTGGCATTCTTTCTCAGTATTTCTTCGCTGATGCAAGGTTCAGAAAAAGATTTTATTAAACGTTTAATTGATAATTCGCCGCACATCACCATTGTTGATGAATATCGCAATCCTCGCCGCCAACCTGTTGAAAAAATTTACAAGCATGGCGTCATTGAATTAAGACGTGTTAAGCCTTTGACGGAGACCAGAGGGGTCCGTGGTTATGAGCAAATCATTAAATACCTGCAAAATATACCGGGCTTGATTGTTTCCCCCGTGCTTGTGGGGGAGGGTCTCGTCAGTTATGCCGGAAAAGATGTGGCCATCACGTTAAATGGTATGGTCCCTGAGGAAATTAAAAAAGTTTCAACCATTGAAAATTATATGCTAACAGGGACGGTTGATAATTTAATTGTGAATCGGGATGGAATAATCATTGGTAACGAACTGGCGCATAAATTATCTCTAAACATGGGGGATAATATCAACGTTACAGCTCCGACAGCGCAAGTAAAAACGTTTAAAATCCTTGGGATTTTCCGCACAGGCCGCTCTGATTTTGATAACAGCCAGACTTTTGTGGACATCAAACGCACACAAGCTTTGCTTAATCGGGCCAATCGTGCCAATAACATCATGATTAAATTGGCTAATCCTTATCAGGCTTACACCCTTGCTGCTGAAATTGAAAAACAAGTGGGTTACAAGAGCGTTTCATGGCAGGAGAAGTCGGAAGATTTATTGAATACTTTAGTGATCCGCAACATCATCATGTACAGTGTAGTCAGTGCTGTTTTAATTGTTGCGGCATTTGGAATTTATAATGTAATTTCCACAGTCGTTATGGAAAAACACCGGGATATTGCCATTTTAAAATCGATAGGCTTTCACAAGAAAGACATTTTGCTAATTTTTATCATCCAGGGTTTTATATTAGGCTTAATTGGTTGTTTGCTTGGATTGCCCTTGGGCAGTCTATTGATGTATAGCCTAATGCAAGTCAGCTTTAAGCCACCTGGTAGTTCCGAAATCATTCACATGCCACTGGATTGGAGTTACGTGCAATTTCTTATTGCAGGCGGCTTTGCTTTGACGGCAGCAATGGTTGCAGCATTTTTGCCTGCAAGAAAAGCTGCATCGGTGCAGCCTGTGGATATTTTGCGAGGTGGGATGTAA
- a CDS encoding efflux RND transporter periplasmic adaptor subunit, producing MKKLLLLALSTLLFLAAWIGFGFWPRKAIEVVHPIIGTAVQAAYATGTVEPTVMMPISSQVTARLIQLNVDEGSDVKKGQVLAQLEDIDLQETLNEQKEREELAKKRFERNAELIKKGMVSKDEYDRTVSEWKAAIAQVKATEAKISYLKLIAPADGKIIRRDGEIGQLIPANQAVFWLSCCAPLRISTEVDEEDIADVRVGQKVLIQADAFPNKMFYGQVQSITPKGDPIARSYRVRIRLSQQTPLLIGMTAETNIIFHEKTNALLLPLSTLVKNEVWKVEHGRLRKASVVVGTKGLQKIEIIKGASTKDLVVLHPSADLKEGMRVRPVLLDQEKE from the coding sequence ATGAAGAAATTGCTGCTTTTGGCGCTAAGCACTTTGCTGTTTCTTGCAGCCTGGATTGGTTTTGGTTTTTGGCCAAGGAAGGCCATTGAAGTAGTCCATCCAATCATCGGAACGGCCGTCCAAGCTGCCTATGCCACAGGGACAGTAGAACCCACCGTAATGATGCCCATTTCCTCACAAGTCACTGCCCGTCTAATTCAGCTGAATGTCGACGAAGGAAGTGATGTAAAAAAAGGGCAAGTCCTTGCCCAATTGGAAGACATTGATCTACAAGAAACCTTAAATGAGCAAAAAGAGCGGGAAGAATTGGCAAAAAAGCGTTTTGAACGCAATGCTGAGCTCATTAAAAAAGGAATGGTTTCCAAAGATGAGTATGATCGCACGGTTTCAGAATGGAAAGCTGCCATTGCTCAAGTCAAAGCCACTGAGGCCAAAATAAGCTATCTCAAGCTGATTGCCCCTGCTGACGGTAAAATCATTCGCCGCGACGGTGAAATTGGCCAATTAATTCCCGCGAATCAGGCTGTATTTTGGTTATCTTGCTGCGCCCCTTTAAGAATCTCCACCGAAGTGGATGAAGAAGACATTGCCGATGTCCGCGTAGGCCAAAAAGTATTAATTCAAGCCGATGCTTTCCCAAACAAAATGTTCTACGGTCAAGTACAAAGCATTACTCCGAAAGGGGATCCCATAGCGCGCAGTTATCGAGTGCGAATTAGGCTTTCGCAGCAAACCCCTTTACTGATTGGTATGACTGCGGAAACGAATATCATTTTTCATGAGAAGACGAATGCTTTGTTATTGCCATTAAGCACTCTGGTGAAGAATGAAGTTTGGAAGGTTGAACATGGCCGCCTTAGAAAGGCTTCAGTCGTAGTCGGCACGAAGGGCTTGCAAAAAATAGAGATTATAAAAGGAGCCAGCACAAAGGATTTGGTTGTTTTGCATCCGAGTGCAGATTTGAAAGAAGGAATGCGTGTACGTCCGGTGCTGCTTGACCAGGAAAAGGAATGA
- the hspQ gene encoding heat shock protein HspQ, whose product MNKSAKFNVGERVIHKQHGYRAVIIDADPYFQASGRYNPQAMKREFATRNPWYRLLVDESSQITYVEECFLKPDPSSLKINNPNLETYLHESHGKYHSNRIQH is encoded by the coding sequence ATGAATAAATCGGCAAAATTTAACGTCGGTGAGCGAGTCATTCATAAACAACATGGCTATCGTGCGGTTATCATTGATGCTGATCCTTATTTTCAAGCTTCAGGGCGTTATAATCCGCAAGCCATGAAACGCGAATTTGCCACGCGCAATCCCTGGTATAGGCTTTTAGTGGATGAGAGCAGTCAGATCACTTATGTGGAAGAATGTTTCCTTAAGCCCGATCCCAGCTCGCTTAAAATTAATAACCCCAATCTTGAAACTTATCTCCATGAGAGCCATGGAAAATATCACAGTAATAGAATCCAGCATTAA
- a CDS encoding symmetrical bis(5'-nucleosyl)-tetraphosphatase codes for MPDYAIGDVQGCYEPLQRLLEHIDFDEKRDRLWFVGDLVNRGPQSLEVLRFVKQLPLKPHITLGNHDLHLLNRLFGNHPHVNSDDSLHAILVAEDREELGHWLRQQSILHHDQDLNVVMCHAGIPPVWDLAEAKEHAVELESALRGEHYQNFFSHMYGNKPACWSEDLSGLTRLRVITNYFTRMRFCDNNGCLLLGYKGTLADSPSDHIPWYAVPSRKAIAVDIVFGHWAALEGKTPGTGIFAIDTGCLWGGHLTALRLQDRQRLAVEGLKK; via the coding sequence GTGCCTGATTATGCAATTGGTGATGTGCAGGGATGTTATGAACCTTTGCAACGCTTGCTAGAGCACATTGATTTTGACGAGAAGCGAGATAGGTTATGGTTCGTGGGCGATTTGGTAAATCGAGGCCCACAATCTCTTGAAGTATTGCGTTTTGTAAAACAATTACCGCTTAAACCTCATATTACTTTGGGCAATCACGACCTCCACTTATTAAATAGGTTGTTTGGCAATCATCCACATGTCAATTCTGATGACAGCCTGCATGCGATTTTGGTCGCCGAAGATCGCGAAGAGTTAGGCCATTGGTTGCGCCAACAATCTATTTTACACCATGACCAAGACTTGAATGTAGTTATGTGCCATGCTGGTATTCCACCCGTTTGGGATTTGGCTGAAGCCAAAGAACATGCAGTAGAACTGGAATCGGCATTAAGAGGAGAACATTACCAAAATTTTTTTAGTCATATGTATGGCAATAAGCCGGCTTGTTGGTCTGAAGATTTAAGTGGTTTAACGAGATTGCGTGTCATTACCAATTATTTTACACGCATGCGGTTTTGTGACAACAATGGTTGTTTACTTCTGGGATATAAAGGTACCCTTGCCGATTCCCCTTCTGATCATATTCCCTGGTATGCTGTCCCTTCGCGCAAAGCCATTGCCGTTGATATTGTATTTGGACACTGGGCTGCTTTAGAAGGAAAGACCCCCGGGACTGGCATTTTTGCCATCGATACCGGCTGTTTGTGGGGAGGACATTTAACTGCCTTAAGATTGCAAGACCGACAGCGTTTGGCGGTAGAAGGGCTAAAAAAATAA